A window of the Gossypium hirsutum isolate 1008001.06 chromosome A05, Gossypium_hirsutum_v2.1, whole genome shotgun sequence genome harbors these coding sequences:
- the LOC121203285 gene encoding inositol-tetrakisphosphate 1-kinase 3-like, with translation MSQCSIEVLPPQQQRNDVVVGYAFTSKKVKSFLRPKLQGLARNKGISFVPIDQSRSLSDQGPFDIVLHKTTGREWRQILEVGLGSRSYISISFWE, from the exons ATGTCGCAGTGTTCCATCGAAGTTTTACCACCCCAACAACAGAGAAATGATGTTGTTGTCGGTTACGCCTTTACATCTAAGAAAGTTAAGAGCTTTTTACGACCCAAGCTCCAAGGTTTAGCCAG GAATAAGGGGATATCGTTTGTTCCAATTGATCAAAGCAGATCTCTTTCGGACCAAGGTCCTTTTGATATTGTATTGCACAAG ACGACCGGAAGAGAGTGGCGCCAGATTCTTGAGGTTGGTCTGGGTTCTAGGTCCTATATTTCTATTTCCTTTTGGGAATGA